The following are encoded together in the Pseudomonas maumuensis genome:
- a CDS encoding Hsp70 family protein, with protein sequence MSDVSPARALGIDFGTSNSTVGWHRPGVESLIALEDGKITLPSVVFFNIEERRPVYGRLALHEYLEGYEGRLMRSLKSLLGSKLIKHDTSVLGSALPFKDLLGMFIGELKKRAEADAGREFDQVVLGRPVFFVDEDPAADQEAEDTLADVARKIGFKDVSFQYEPIAAAFDYESGISSEELVLIVDIGGGTSDFTLIRLSPERHLVAERQDDILATGGVHIGGTDFDKQLSLQGVMPLFGYGSRMKSGALMPTSYHLNLATWHTINALYAQKSQLALGSMRYDIEDTLGIDRLFKLIEQRAGHWLAMEVEASKIELTERDSRSIDFGRIEPQLSAELTRALFEDAIEGLLERVRGSVSELLAKAGVSESQVDTVFFTGGSSGIPALRNSVAAMLPNARHVEGNIFGSIGSGLAIEARKRYGVI encoded by the coding sequence ATGTCTGACGTATCCCCGGCCCGTGCCCTTGGCATCGACTTCGGCACCTCCAACTCCACGGTCGGCTGGCACCGCCCGGGCGTCGAATCGCTGATCGCCCTGGAAGACGGCAAGATCACCTTGCCGTCGGTGGTCTTCTTCAACATCGAGGAGCGTCGCCCAGTGTATGGCCGCCTGGCCCTGCACGAGTACCTGGAAGGCTACGAAGGCCGCCTGATGCGCTCGCTCAAGAGCCTGCTGGGCTCCAAGCTGATCAAGCACGACACCAGCGTGCTGGGCAGCGCCCTGCCGTTCAAAGACCTGTTGGGCATGTTCATCGGCGAACTGAAAAAGCGTGCCGAAGCCGATGCCGGTCGCGAATTCGACCAGGTGGTGCTGGGCCGCCCGGTGTTCTTCGTCGACGAAGACCCGGCTGCCGACCAGGAGGCCGAGGATACCCTGGCCGACGTGGCGCGCAAGATTGGCTTCAAGGACGTGTCGTTCCAGTACGAACCGATCGCCGCGGCGTTCGACTACGAGTCGGGCATCAGCAGTGAAGAGCTGGTACTGATTGTCGATATCGGCGGCGGTACCTCGGACTTTACCCTGATCCGCCTGTCGCCCGAGCGCCATCTGGTGGCCGAGCGCCAGGACGACATCCTCGCCACCGGCGGCGTCCACATCGGCGGCACCGACTTCGACAAGCAACTGAGCCTGCAGGGTGTGATGCCGCTGTTCGGCTACGGCAGCCGGATGAAGAGCGGCGCGCTGATGCCCACCAGCTATCACCTCAACCTGGCCACCTGGCACACCATCAACGCCCTGTATGCGCAGAAGTCGCAGCTGGCCCTGGGCAGCATGCGCTACGACATCGAGGACACCCTCGGCATCGACCGCCTGTTCAAGCTGATCGAGCAGCGCGCCGGGCACTGGCTGGCGATGGAGGTGGAGGCCAGCAAGATCGAGCTGACCGAGCGCGACAGCCGGAGCATCGACTTTGGCCGCATCGAGCCGCAGCTGTCGGCCGAGCTGACCCGGGCACTGTTCGAAGATGCAATTGAAGGTTTGCTCGAGCGCGTGCGCGGTAGTGTGAGCGAGTTGCTGGCCAAGGCCGGTGTGAGCGAGAGCCAGGTGGACACGGTGTTCTTCACCGGCGGCTCCAGCGGCATTCCGGCGCTGCGCAACAGCGTGGCGGCGATGCTGCCCAATGCACGGCATGTGGAAGGCAATATCTTCGGCAGCATCGGCAGCGGCCTGGCGATCGAGGCGCGCAAGCGCTACGGCGTGATCTGA